The proteins below are encoded in one region of Streptomyces marianii:
- a CDS encoding DUF885 domain-containing protein translates to MPETPSSALPRQVADAYVDALIALDPITGTYLGVPESAGRLPDFSPAGQEAVAELARATLVRLDEAEKLPGAGSDAERRCGRLLRERLTAELAVHDAEEGLRTVSNLRSPAHSVRNVFTVMPTASKEDWTAVAERLRAVPDALEGYRASLALGLERKLPGGPRPTAAFITQLETWTGGPDGRGWFEDFVAAGPDELRAELDSAALLATSAFRSLRDWMREVYAPAIEGSADTVGRERYARWVRFFNGTELDLDEAYAYGWAEYHRLLGEMKTEADKILPGAGPWEALAHLDVHGTHIEGVEEVREWLQKLMDEAIDALDGTHFELADRVRVVESRIAPPGSAAAPYYTGPSEDFSRPGRTWLPTTGETRFPVYDLVSTWYHEGVPGHHLQIAQWVHVADRLSRYQATVGGVSANAEGWALYAERLMDELGFLPDPERRLGYLDAQMMRACRVIVDIGMHLELDIPGESPFHPGERWTPELAEEFFGRHSGRPADFVESELTRYLSMPAQAIGYKLGERAWLLGRERARAARGDAFDAKAWHMAALSQGPLGLDDLVDELSKL, encoded by the coding sequence ATGCCAGAGACACCGAGCAGCGCGCTGCCCCGCCAGGTCGCCGACGCCTACGTCGACGCACTCATCGCCCTCGACCCGATCACCGGTACCTACCTGGGAGTCCCGGAGAGTGCGGGCCGCCTCCCCGACTTCTCCCCGGCCGGCCAGGAGGCCGTGGCCGAACTCGCCCGCGCGACGCTCGTCCGGCTCGACGAGGCGGAGAAGCTTCCCGGCGCCGGCTCGGACGCGGAGCGGCGCTGCGGCCGTCTGCTGCGTGAAAGGCTCACCGCCGAACTCGCCGTGCACGACGCCGAGGAGGGTCTGCGCACCGTCAGCAATCTGCGCTCCCCCGCGCACAGCGTGCGCAACGTCTTCACCGTGATGCCGACGGCGTCCAAGGAGGACTGGACGGCGGTCGCGGAGCGTCTGCGGGCCGTCCCGGACGCCCTCGAGGGCTATCGCGCCTCGCTGGCCCTCGGCCTGGAGCGCAAACTTCCAGGCGGTCCGCGCCCCACGGCCGCCTTCATCACACAGCTCGAAACGTGGACGGGCGGGCCGGACGGGCGCGGCTGGTTCGAGGACTTCGTCGCGGCCGGCCCGGACGAACTGCGGGCCGAGCTCGACAGCGCCGCCCTCCTCGCCACTTCGGCCTTCCGGTCGCTCCGCGACTGGATGCGCGAGGTGTACGCGCCCGCGATCGAGGGATCGGCCGACACCGTGGGCCGGGAGCGCTACGCCCGCTGGGTCCGCTTCTTCAACGGCACGGAACTCGACCTCGACGAGGCCTACGCGTACGGCTGGGCGGAGTACCACCGGCTGCTCGGCGAGATGAAGACCGAGGCGGACAAGATCCTTCCGGGTGCGGGCCCCTGGGAGGCGCTGGCCCACCTCGACGTGCACGGCACCCACATCGAGGGCGTCGAGGAAGTCCGCGAATGGCTGCAGAAGCTCATGGACGAGGCGATCGACGCGCTGGACGGCACGCACTTCGAACTCGCCGACCGGGTACGGGTGGTGGAGTCCCGGATCGCGCCTCCCGGCAGCGCGGCGGCTCCCTACTACACCGGCCCGTCCGAGGACTTCTCACGCCCCGGCAGGACCTGGCTGCCGACCACGGGCGAGACCCGCTTCCCCGTGTACGACCTGGTATCGACCTGGTACCACGAGGGCGTACCGGGTCACCACCTGCAGATCGCGCAGTGGGTCCACGTCGCCGACCGGCTGTCGCGCTACCAGGCGACCGTCGGCGGGGTGAGCGCCAACGCGGAGGGCTGGGCGCTGTACGCCGAGCGTCTGATGGACGAACTCGGCTTCCTGCCCGACCCCGAGCGCAGGCTCGGCTACCTCGACGCCCAGATGATGCGGGCATGCCGGGTCATCGTCGACATCGGCATGCACCTGGAGCTGGACATCCCCGGGGAATCGCCGTTCCACCCCGGCGAGCGCTGGACGCCGGAGCTGGCCGAGGAGTTCTTCGGCCGGCACAGCGGACGGCCCGCCGACTTCGTCGAGAGCGAGCTGACGCGCTATCTCTCCATGCCCGCACAGGCCATCGGATACAAGCTGGGCGAGCGGGCCTGGCTGCTGGGCAGGGAACGGGCCCGGGCCGCGCGCGGGGACGCCTTCGACGCGAAGGCATGGCACATGGCGGCGCTGTCGCAGGGCCCGCTGGGGCTGGACGATCTGGTGGACGAACTGTCGAAGCTCTGA
- a CDS encoding Lrp/AsnC family transcriptional regulator, which translates to MADSVALDPVDLHILRILQNDARTTYREVAAEVGVAPSTCLDRVGRLRRSGIILGHQLRLDPAKLGRGLEALLMVQVRPHRRELIGPFVERIRALPESRALFHLTGPDDYLVHVAVTDTADLQRLVLDEFTSRREVARVETRLIFQQWECGPLLPPAQEPPGHAHLSAD; encoded by the coding sequence ATGGCCGATTCTGTCGCTCTGGACCCGGTCGATTTGCACATACTGCGCATCCTGCAGAACGACGCCCGGACCACCTACCGGGAGGTGGCCGCGGAGGTGGGCGTCGCTCCTTCGACATGCCTGGACCGGGTGGGCCGGCTGCGCCGCAGCGGGATCATCCTCGGGCACCAGCTACGGCTCGATCCAGCCAAACTCGGCAGAGGACTCGAGGCACTCCTCATGGTCCAGGTGCGCCCGCACCGCAGGGAACTGATCGGTCCGTTCGTCGAGCGGATCCGGGCCCTGCCCGAGTCACGTGCGCTCTTCCATCTGACCGGGCCCGACGACTATCTGGTCCACGTCGCCGTGACCGACACGGCGGACCTGCAGCGGCTGGTGCTCGACGAGTTCACGTCGCGGCGTGAAGTCGCCCGTGTGGAAACCCGTCTGATCTTCCAGCAATGGGAGTGCGGCCCCCTCCTCCCACCCGCTCAGGAGCCCCCCGGGCATGCTCATTTGTCAGCCGACTGA